Part of the Cereibacter sphaeroides 2.4.1 genome, CGGGCGGCTCCGGCTGTCCGTCCACCGTTCCTCGAAGAACATCAGCGCCCAGCTGATCGACGACGCGAACGGTGTCACGCTGGCGGCGGCCTCGACCCTCGAGAAGGGCCTGGGCTTCGTCGGCAAGAACAACGTCGAGGCGTCGGCGGCCGTGGGCCGTGCGATCGCCGAGCGGGCGAAGGCGGCCGGGATCGAAGAGTGCTTCTTCGACCGCGGCGGTTTCCTCTTTCACGGGAAGATCAAGGCCCTGGCCGACGCTGCCCGTGAAGGCGGCCTGAAGTTCTGAGGAGTAAGACG contains:
- the rplR gene encoding 50S ribosomal protein L18; protein product: MANTKRELFLKRRLRVRNKLKASANGRLRLSVHRSSKNISAQLIDDANGVTLAAASTLEKGLGFVGKNNVEASAAVGRAIAERAKAAGIEECFFDRGGFLFHGKIKALADAAREGGLKF